In Bubalus kerabau isolate K-KA32 ecotype Philippines breed swamp buffalo chromosome 4, PCC_UOA_SB_1v2, whole genome shotgun sequence, one DNA window encodes the following:
- the BHLHA9 gene encoding class A basic helix-loop-helix protein 9 produces MLRRWTVSLGSRSRGSEAQEEAMHRGAPGPGLRGLKGAEGSPQDLGNSCLEAERDFGVLRENGGPRGLGEAEEVAGSRKRSRPVRSKARRMAANVRERRRILDYNEAFNALRRALRHDLGGKRLSKIATLRRAIHRIAALSLVLRASPAPRWPCGHQECHGQAARAGDARDPGSSPPAPPPPAGPFAQCCASCHPHTPLGRPRAVAEALPGWAQASPGSWRRSLGAPSDWPRGLLRAGPGLGHQHS; encoded by the coding sequence ATGCTCAGAAGGTGGACTGTCAGCCTTGGGAGCCGGAGCCGGGGCAGCGAGGCCCAGGAGGAGGCCATGCACCGAGGCGCGCCAGGACCAGGCCTCAGGGGCCTGAAGGGGGCTGAGGGCTCTCCTCAAGACTTGGGGAACTCTTGCTTGGAAGCCGAGAGGGATTTTGGGGTGCTGAGAGAGAACGGGGGCCCCCGAGGCCTGGGCGAAGCGGAGGAGGTCGCCGGAAGTAGAAAACGCAGCCGGCCTGTGCGGTCCAAGGCGCGGCGCATGGCCGCCAACGTGCGTGAGCGCAGGCGCATCCTGGACTACAACGAGGCCTTCAACGCGCTACGCCGCGCGCTGCGGCACGACCTGGGCGGCAAGAGGCTCTCCAAGATCGCCACGCTGCGCAGGGCCATCCACCGCATCGCCGCGCTCTCCCTCGTGCTGCGCGCCAGCCCCGCGCCCCGCTGGCCCTGCGGGCACCAGGAGTGCCACGGGCAGGCTGCGCGCGCCGGGGACGCGAGGGACCCGGGCTCCAGCCCGccggcgccgccgccgcctgcCGGGCCCTTCGCGCAGTGCTGCGCCTCATGCCACCCGCATACGcccctgggacgacccagggcgGTGGCCGAGGCGCTGCCGGGCTGGGCCCAGGCCTCCCCCGGAAGCTGGCGCCGAAGTCTCGGGGCTCCCTCGGACTGGCCGCGGGGCCTCTTGCGAGCGGGCCCCGGGCTGGGCCACCAACACTCCTGA